One window of Carassius auratus strain Wakin chromosome 17, ASM336829v1, whole genome shotgun sequence genomic DNA carries:
- the plk4 gene encoding serine/threonine-protein kinase PLK4 isoform X2: MSVSIGDKIEDFKVLTLLGKGSFACVYRAKSVNTGLEVAIKMIDKKAMHKAGMVQRVINEVEIQCRLKHPAVLELYNYFEDSNYVYLVLEMCHNGEMSRYLKERKKPFTEEEARHFMDEIVKGMLYLHTHGIMHRDLTLSNLLLTTSMNIKIADFGLATQLKLPSEKHFTMCGTPNYISPEVATRSAHGLESDVWSLGCMFYAFLTGRPPFDTDTVKHTLNKVVLGEYQMPTHISAEAQDLIQQLLQKNPALRPSLSTVLDHPFMTHSGPTASKDSGSSDGGSIDSGIATISTASNATNSSSSRLQRKTRQVIGQPLPNRLAPIPSHSHHSTSSSFKSGQDWQPHLQDDSSRMGIGRVPMGADSGRPHSRYLRRAHSSDRSGAGFSNTPQEAELERCHSEEMLPGSRRLFPSTSSYRNMPHGYSAQGRLPSPPVKQPANLGSSFSTSSHSLRPQMSDSQSQAWFSSDGAFRRPADLSSHSSSGSVHSGRGPVGTQTSCSDKPSGLHSQQQPNLFPHNNPGPCREDGFGSGHVLESQAYSDTQFLGPPLSKGKANTEKEKVCPKKSFPPLCAARLKPIRQKTKSAVVSILNSGEVCMELLKGQGAQERVKEVLRISCDGSMVTVYQPNEGKGFPVLDHPPSPPEDILICSYEDLPEKYWKKYQYATKFVQLVKSKTPKVTLYTKFAKCMLMENSPNADLEVCFYDGAKTHKTSDQVRVVEKNGKSYTVKGDVGLSGLSPECRLYMELSEEGHRMCLSLEAAITTEEQRSAKNTPFFPITIGRRLTNPAFSASQPPSSSESCSAAPAEVAQVCLSPPRPPHITPSMISYAGSDFTTASVAKGSSPQSGKDERGVNTGKVLKSIFVPNIGWASQLTTGEVWVQFNDGSQLMVQAGVSCITFTSPEGHITRYKENEKLPELVKEKLHCLSSILGLLASPALRR, from the exons ATGAGTGTTTCAATCGGTGACAAGATTGAG gaCTTCAAGGTTCTCACCTTGTTGGGTAAAGGCTCTTTTGCATGCGTGTACAGAGCAAAATCTGTAAACACAGGCTTGGAGGTGGCAATCAAAATG ATTGACAAGAAGGCCATGCACAAAGCTGGCATGGTGCAGAGAGTCATTAATGAAGTGGAGATCCAGTGTCGGTTAAAGCATCCGGCCGTTCTTGAG TTATACAATTACTTTGAGGACAGTAATTATGTGTACCTGGTTCTGGAGATGTGTCACAACGGGGAGATGAGCCGCTACCTGAAGGAGAGGAAGAAACCTTTCACCGAGGAAGAGG CGAGGCACTTCATGGATGAGATCGTGAAGGGAATGCTGTACCTCCACACTCATGGGATCATGCACAGGGACCTGACCTTGTCCAACCTCCTGCTCACCACCAGCATGAACATTAAAATCGCAGACTTTGGTTTGGCGACGCAGCTCAAGCTTCCCAGTGAGAAGCACTTCACCATGTGTGGCACTCCAAACTACATTTCACCTGAGGTGGCTACACGCAGCGCTCACGGCCTGGAGTCGGATGTTTGGTCCCTGGGCTGCATGTTCTACGCCTTCCTCACGGGCAGACCTCCCTTTGACACGGACACTGTGAAACACACTCTCAATAAGGTGGTTCTGGGAGAATATCAGATGCCCACTCACATATCAGCTGAAGCTCAGGACCTGATTCAGCAGCTCTTACAAAAGAACCCAGCCCTCAGGCCAAGTCTCTCCACAGTGCTGGACCACCCCTTTATGACTCATTCGGGGCCCACCGCAAGCAAAGACTCTGGGAGCAGTGACGGGGGGTCCATAGACAGCGGCATAGCCACCATATCCACAGCCTCCAACGCCACCAATAGCAGCAGCAGCCGGCTACAGAGAAAAACAAGGCAGGTGATTGGACAGCCCTTGCCCAATCGCTTGGCGCCGATCCCCAGCCACTCCCACCATTCCACCAGCTCCAGTTTCAAGAGCGGCCAAGATTGGCAGCCACATTTGCAAGATGATTCATCAAGGATGGGTATTGGTAGAGTTCCCATGGGTGCTGACAGCGGAAGGCCTCATTCTCGCTACTTGAGACGGGCTCATTCATCAGATCGATCTGGTGCTGGGTTCAGCAACACGCCACAGGAGGCGGAGCTGGAGAGATGCCACTCGGAAGAGATGCTTCCAGGGTCCAGACGATTATTTCCATCAACCTCCAGCTACAGAAACATGCCCCATGGCTACTCTGCACAGGGGCGCCTGCCTTCTCCTCCTGTAAAACAGCCTGCAAA TCTGGGATCATCTTTCTCTACATCCAGCCATTCCCTGAGACCACAGATGTCCGATTCTCAATCGCAGGCCTGGTTTAGCAGTGATG GAGCGTTCAGGAGGCCGGCGGACCTGAGCAGTCACAGCAGCAGTGGCAGTGTTCACTCTGGACGAGGGCCGGTCGGGACACAAACCTCCTGCAGTGACAAACCCAGCGGCCTTCACTCTCAGCAGCAGCCAAACCTTTTCCCTCACAACAATCCAGGGCCCTGCAGGGAAGATGGGTTTGGATCAGGACACGTGTTAGAATCTCAGGCCTACTCGGACACACAGTTTCTGGGTCCACCCCTCTCCAAAGGCAAAGCAAACACAGAGAAGGAGAAAGTGTGCCCTAAGAAGAGCTTCCCTCCACTCTGTGCTGCCAGGCTCAAGCCTATTAGACAAAAGACCAAAAGCGCTGTG GTCAGTATCCTGAATTCTGGAGAGGTGTGTATGGAGCTGCTGAAGGGACAAGGAGCTCAGGAGAGAGTCAAAGAAGTACTTAGGATATCCTGTGATGGATCTATG GTTACAGTGTATCAGCCCAATGAAGGGAAAGGCTTCCCCGTGCTGGACCACCCCCCTTCACCACCTGAAGACATTCTCATCTGCAGCTATGAGGACTTACCAG AAAAATACTGGAAGAAATATCAGTATGCCACCAAGTTTGTCCAGCTGGTGAAATCAAAGACCCCTAAAGTCACACTGTACACAAAATTTGCCAAGTGTATGCTGATGGAGAACAGTCCTAATGCCGACCTGGAGGTGTGCTTCTATGATG GCGCAAAAACCCATAAGACGAGCGATCAGGTGCGTGTGGTGGAGAAGAACGGGAAGTCGTATACGGTGAAGGGTGACGTTGGGCTGAGCGGACTGAGTCCTGAGTGCAGACTCTACATGGAGCTCTCTGAGGAG GGGCATCGGATGTGTCTGTCTCTGGAAGCGGCAATCACTACCGAGGAGCAGAGAAGTGCTAAAAACACTCCATTCTTTCCCATCACCATCGGCAG GAGACTCACTAATCCAGCCTTTTCAGCTTCTCAGCCTCCGAGTTCGTCTGAGTCTTGCTCAGCAGCCCCTGCAGAGGTGGCTCAGGTGTGCCTCAGTCCGCCCCGGCCACCCCACATCACGCCATCA ATGATTTCCTATGCGGGATCGGACTTCACCACAGCTAGTGTGGCTAAAGGCAGCTCACCCCAATCAGGCAAAGATGAACGCGG
- the plk4 gene encoding serine/threonine-protein kinase PLK4 isoform X1: MLTAIHSFLLDFTTKANDPHEDRVLSSSVDLRIEDFKVLTLLGKGSFACVYRAKSVNTGLEVAIKMIDKKAMHKAGMVQRVINEVEIQCRLKHPAVLELYNYFEDSNYVYLVLEMCHNGEMSRYLKERKKPFTEEEARHFMDEIVKGMLYLHTHGIMHRDLTLSNLLLTTSMNIKIADFGLATQLKLPSEKHFTMCGTPNYISPEVATRSAHGLESDVWSLGCMFYAFLTGRPPFDTDTVKHTLNKVVLGEYQMPTHISAEAQDLIQQLLQKNPALRPSLSTVLDHPFMTHSGPTASKDSGSSDGGSIDSGIATISTASNATNSSSSRLQRKTRQVIGQPLPNRLAPIPSHSHHSTSSSFKSGQDWQPHLQDDSSRMGIGRVPMGADSGRPHSRYLRRAHSSDRSGAGFSNTPQEAELERCHSEEMLPGSRRLFPSTSSYRNMPHGYSAQGRLPSPPVKQPANLGSSFSTSSHSLRPQMSDSQSQAWFSSDGAFRRPADLSSHSSSGSVHSGRGPVGTQTSCSDKPSGLHSQQQPNLFPHNNPGPCREDGFGSGHVLESQAYSDTQFLGPPLSKGKANTEKEKVCPKKSFPPLCAARLKPIRQKTKSAVVSILNSGEVCMELLKGQGAQERVKEVLRISCDGSMVTVYQPNEGKGFPVLDHPPSPPEDILICSYEDLPEKYWKKYQYATKFVQLVKSKTPKVTLYTKFAKCMLMENSPNADLEVCFYDGAKTHKTSDQVRVVEKNGKSYTVKGDVGLSGLSPECRLYMELSEEGHRMCLSLEAAITTEEQRSAKNTPFFPITIGRRLTNPAFSASQPPSSSESCSAAPAEVAQVCLSPPRPPHITPSMISYAGSDFTTASVAKGSSPQSGKDERGVNTGKVLKSIFVPNIGWASQLTTGEVWVQFNDGSQLMVQAGVSCITFTSPEGHITRYKENEKLPELVKEKLHCLSSILGLLASPALRR; encoded by the exons ATGTTGACAGCGATTCATTCATTCCTGCTAGATTTTACTACAAAAGCGAATGATCCACATGAGGACCGAGTTTTGTCTTCATCTGTGGATCTCAGAATCGAG gaCTTCAAGGTTCTCACCTTGTTGGGTAAAGGCTCTTTTGCATGCGTGTACAGAGCAAAATCTGTAAACACAGGCTTGGAGGTGGCAATCAAAATG ATTGACAAGAAGGCCATGCACAAAGCTGGCATGGTGCAGAGAGTCATTAATGAAGTGGAGATCCAGTGTCGGTTAAAGCATCCGGCCGTTCTTGAG TTATACAATTACTTTGAGGACAGTAATTATGTGTACCTGGTTCTGGAGATGTGTCACAACGGGGAGATGAGCCGCTACCTGAAGGAGAGGAAGAAACCTTTCACCGAGGAAGAGG CGAGGCACTTCATGGATGAGATCGTGAAGGGAATGCTGTACCTCCACACTCATGGGATCATGCACAGGGACCTGACCTTGTCCAACCTCCTGCTCACCACCAGCATGAACATTAAAATCGCAGACTTTGGTTTGGCGACGCAGCTCAAGCTTCCCAGTGAGAAGCACTTCACCATGTGTGGCACTCCAAACTACATTTCACCTGAGGTGGCTACACGCAGCGCTCACGGCCTGGAGTCGGATGTTTGGTCCCTGGGCTGCATGTTCTACGCCTTCCTCACGGGCAGACCTCCCTTTGACACGGACACTGTGAAACACACTCTCAATAAGGTGGTTCTGGGAGAATATCAGATGCCCACTCACATATCAGCTGAAGCTCAGGACCTGATTCAGCAGCTCTTACAAAAGAACCCAGCCCTCAGGCCAAGTCTCTCCACAGTGCTGGACCACCCCTTTATGACTCATTCGGGGCCCACCGCAAGCAAAGACTCTGGGAGCAGTGACGGGGGGTCCATAGACAGCGGCATAGCCACCATATCCACAGCCTCCAACGCCACCAATAGCAGCAGCAGCCGGCTACAGAGAAAAACAAGGCAGGTGATTGGACAGCCCTTGCCCAATCGCTTGGCGCCGATCCCCAGCCACTCCCACCATTCCACCAGCTCCAGTTTCAAGAGCGGCCAAGATTGGCAGCCACATTTGCAAGATGATTCATCAAGGATGGGTATTGGTAGAGTTCCCATGGGTGCTGACAGCGGAAGGCCTCATTCTCGCTACTTGAGACGGGCTCATTCATCAGATCGATCTGGTGCTGGGTTCAGCAACACGCCACAGGAGGCGGAGCTGGAGAGATGCCACTCGGAAGAGATGCTTCCAGGGTCCAGACGATTATTTCCATCAACCTCCAGCTACAGAAACATGCCCCATGGCTACTCTGCACAGGGGCGCCTGCCTTCTCCTCCTGTAAAACAGCCTGCAAA TCTGGGATCATCTTTCTCTACATCCAGCCATTCCCTGAGACCACAGATGTCCGATTCTCAATCGCAGGCCTGGTTTAGCAGTGATG GAGCGTTCAGGAGGCCGGCGGACCTGAGCAGTCACAGCAGCAGTGGCAGTGTTCACTCTGGACGAGGGCCGGTCGGGACACAAACCTCCTGCAGTGACAAACCCAGCGGCCTTCACTCTCAGCAGCAGCCAAACCTTTTCCCTCACAACAATCCAGGGCCCTGCAGGGAAGATGGGTTTGGATCAGGACACGTGTTAGAATCTCAGGCCTACTCGGACACACAGTTTCTGGGTCCACCCCTCTCCAAAGGCAAAGCAAACACAGAGAAGGAGAAAGTGTGCCCTAAGAAGAGCTTCCCTCCACTCTGTGCTGCCAGGCTCAAGCCTATTAGACAAAAGACCAAAAGCGCTGTG GTCAGTATCCTGAATTCTGGAGAGGTGTGTATGGAGCTGCTGAAGGGACAAGGAGCTCAGGAGAGAGTCAAAGAAGTACTTAGGATATCCTGTGATGGATCTATG GTTACAGTGTATCAGCCCAATGAAGGGAAAGGCTTCCCCGTGCTGGACCACCCCCCTTCACCACCTGAAGACATTCTCATCTGCAGCTATGAGGACTTACCAG AAAAATACTGGAAGAAATATCAGTATGCCACCAAGTTTGTCCAGCTGGTGAAATCAAAGACCCCTAAAGTCACACTGTACACAAAATTTGCCAAGTGTATGCTGATGGAGAACAGTCCTAATGCCGACCTGGAGGTGTGCTTCTATGATG GCGCAAAAACCCATAAGACGAGCGATCAGGTGCGTGTGGTGGAGAAGAACGGGAAGTCGTATACGGTGAAGGGTGACGTTGGGCTGAGCGGACTGAGTCCTGAGTGCAGACTCTACATGGAGCTCTCTGAGGAG GGGCATCGGATGTGTCTGTCTCTGGAAGCGGCAATCACTACCGAGGAGCAGAGAAGTGCTAAAAACACTCCATTCTTTCCCATCACCATCGGCAG GAGACTCACTAATCCAGCCTTTTCAGCTTCTCAGCCTCCGAGTTCGTCTGAGTCTTGCTCAGCAGCCCCTGCAGAGGTGGCTCAGGTGTGCCTCAGTCCGCCCCGGCCACCCCACATCACGCCATCA ATGATTTCCTATGCGGGATCGGACTTCACCACAGCTAGTGTGGCTAAAGGCAGCTCACCCCAATCAGGCAAAGATGAACGCGG